One region of Eretmochelys imbricata isolate rEreImb1 chromosome 2, rEreImb1.hap1, whole genome shotgun sequence genomic DNA includes:
- the LOC144260110 gene encoding uncharacterized protein LOC144260110 produces MTKCDLGAQKRKGFCIPPITTVSNIIPIFKTRNKEDPGTSQPNFDASKVPDNSRIRKLEKCGLNGITISLPCLRLVSFHSTSSNYGLGYTCELQRNKGAPFLQRAR; encoded by the exons ATGACCAAGTGTGACCTAGGGGCTCAAAAACGAAAAG GTTTTTGTATaccacccatcaccacagtatctaacatcatacctatctttaaaacaaggaacaaagaggacccagggaccagtcagcctaactttgatgcCTCGAAAG TTCCAGATAACAGTCGCATAAgaaaactagagaaatgtggtctaaatggaattactataag TCTTCCTTGTCTGAGACTTGTGAGCTTCCACTCAACTTCAAGTAActatgggcttggctacacttgcgagttacagcgcaataaaggagccccatttctacaaagagctagatga